CGAACATTCATCGAGGCAGCATGCTCAAAGTAGTTCATGGCCAAGTCGTAAAAGTCCTGCTCGGTGACAAGCACTTCAAACCCGCCATAGTAGGCCTCGAAGAAGGTAAAGGTCTCTTCAGCATTGTCGATGGAGTGGCCTTCCCGGGCTGGAATGATGTTGTACGACGCcttcagctgctccaggCTCGTGTACACGGTACCAGTCCGCTCGAGCTTTAGGGTCTGGTTGTTTCTCTGGGCAAGCTTCCATCTAAGTTCAGGGGTCAAGGTGCCTTCAATATGGACGTGCAGTTCGACCTTTGGAAGGTCGAGCACGAACTGATCGTTTGCATCCAGTAGTTCCTGCCGCAAGGCTAGGCGTTCTTCGAGGGGCATAGCGTGCTCCATTGTAACGTTAAGCAGGCGAGGGAGGGCGTTGCAGTTGGGTAAAGGAGGTTGTTTTTGCTGATTATAAAGAATAGAATACTTTGTTTGCCAGTAATTTAGAAAGAAGAGGGGACTATGAGGGCGATTCGATGAGTTCTTATACCTGAGTACAACACAGTCATACTGGATTACTTCATGTTAGTGAATGTCAGGCCCAATGCTGGGGTCCACGATGCTAGTACTAAATAGGCCGCAGTTTCAGTCACCTGCATAGGCTAAAGCTGTCATCCTGCCCCTATAAGCCCTGTTCTACGCGCTAGTCCCAACTTCGTCGCAGTTTCCGTCAAGCTGGTGCACAACTCCTCTCTGCTGTACAATCAGTTTCTTCTTTTGGTCTACGTTATCACCCTATTATTGGTTTTCGTGTCGACGTGGCACGATTGAGTCATACAATCACGGGTTTCATCCGCGCCTCTTATGAGGAAATCAGTGACCAAAAGTGGATGCAATAGCTTGGCCCTTGCAGCAGAGCTCCTCTGTTAGTCACGGCTTGCCCGTTTTCTCACTAACATCACAAGGCTATACTAACGAAAGATCATCTATTCTTAACCTTATTCGCTATATCGACAGGATCTCCCGGCAAGTGGCTGATTTCTGATCAGTGTCAATCCGATTCAGTTCAACACAATACTGCCGTCCTGGCAATCGTCTAGCCATTCAAATGCACTCTTAAgaactcgccctcggccaACCCGACGGCACGGTTCTTTCTTCTCCGGGGCATTCAACTCAGGCCGTGTGAAGTTTCCAGACACGGCCAAGAAATCAACACACATCGGCTCCACCTCATCGTCCTGTCTCAAGTACCTGAGCAGAGGAAGCGCAAATATGTCCTCAGACTCAAGGTCGTCATCCAGAGCTACCCATCCAATAACCTGATCATCTTTGGATGACAGAAGCGTGTTCGTGTCGGGATGCATGCCCAACTCTGACCATCCAAAGTGCGTGTCAGGGGCCCATCTTTCACGTTCCGTATAGTGAGGAATGTCACCTATCCGAGCCCCAACTCTGATGCTCTGGAAAGGCCCGGAGATTTGCagttcttgggcttcttcatTTGCTTTTGGTGCGCCAAACATGACTTTTGCCAGGAGTTCTGGATAGACGAGGTACTCATCATGAGGCCACTTCACCGCCCCCTTCAGATTCATCCAGCTCCAAGATGGGAATGGGATATCATTGAGCCCCCCGCGGCTGATGGCTGGAACCCATAGCAGCTGGGAATGGAGGTGCTCACAATGTCCAAAATCAACAATGCCGTGATAGAATATGTACCCGAAGCGCGTAGCCAGCCGCTCTTCAAACCCCATCAACGCATTGTGCTTGTCTGAGTTATACGTCAGCTTGGTCACACTGTACTGCTGTACTGTGTTCTGCCACGTCTTCCTCAGATTGTACTCGGCATCGTAAGACACGCCACCGTACGATTTCGTACCGTCCATGGTGTACTCGCCACGAGGGCGCCGGCACTCAGGGATCCCTGTCTGCTCCGTCTCCCAGTATCGGTTGCACCGCCAGCCTAGGTCGTACTCGGTGAAGAAGATGCATCTGCGGGAGAGTTCTCGTTCCTGAAATACCCAGCCGCGGGAGTGCCATGCCTTGAATTGGAGTCTGAGAGGGAAGGGATCGGCGGTATCAGATGCTTCCTGCATGATGACTTCGCACAGTTCATCCACTTCTTGTTGTGATGAACTCTGACTCGTTCCCATGATGCTCTCTGCAAGTCCATCATTATTCGTCCCAGCAGTCTTGACTTGAAACTTGGCAGTCCTGGCAACCGCTGGCCCACTGACGAACAAGCCCGAATCGACCATCTGAGACCCGTCTGAGCCTTTTGCATCCACCGCAGCTATAGTGCAAAAGGACTCCTCGAATATCACTCCCATGAGCCCTATCTGTGTCATGAGCTCAGTGGGATCGTCCTGGACGATGCAGATGGAATCGATCCAGAGAAATCGCTCGCCCAATTGCCTTGTAAGCCATATCGCATCTCGAAACGTCTTCGGCAAATTCGCCAATGGGAGTTCCACCTGCCAGGTATCGACAGTATCCTTGGTCATCCTTGGCGGAATGACCTTTCCCCAGCAGTGACTAAGAGTCATGTAACGTCCAGTTTCCTTGCCGTGTGTCGTATAGACGCgtggcttcttctcctcgcttCTACCATCGCCAGCGAAACCAACATCGATAACCCTGAACGGGAGAGtcgtggaggaagagccatCGTTGTATTTATTCCCTGAGTATGTACCTCGCCCGCACTCATCGTGATGTAGCTGACACTCTTGGAGCCATTCACGAAGCAGACGCATGTTTCGCGGAGAGTTGGCATCTTGCAGGTCCCTGTGCGTGATGATTCGGTTTTTAAAGACGCTTGATTCTACCAATAATTAGCCTTGGTCCTGAAGAATCCACAGACAAAAAGACAATCGTACCTTCTGACACGGAGATCCGATGCAGCCCTCCGTAATGCTGAGAGTCGAGTTTGAACATTCCCCAGCGTGCCCCAGGTTCTGATTGTTGCAACCTCCACATGAGTGGCCCACGATGATCTACCTTGCAAGCCTTTGTTTTATCACCCCTCAAAGCCGTCAAGTTGTCATATTTGACACAGGTCTGGGACTTGTAGGCGTTGCTGACGATTTCGCAAAGTCGGCAGTGTTCCTTGGACTGAAGGACCTGGTTGTAGTCTAGAGGATGCTGGAAGCCATCTATTAGCATCGACAGGGTGATGTTACTACATGCTGAACAAAGTTCCGACGCCATGGCTTAGGATCCAAGTGGTGCTGCACCGAACAGCTTTCATTAGCTCTGTTTCATCGCCTGGCAACTATCTTTGCGGGGTATGAGAGGGTAAGCACTGCCGCTTTCAGCAGAATCTCGGTCTGATTTGTGGAATAAAGATCCGCCGGCTTCTCCAGTTCCTGTTATCCATAACAGTCTTCTTTCAAACAGCGTCCCTCACCACTTTGTCCAGGCCAATTTTTAAGGACGGTTTTAGGCAATCCACAGTTTCCCCCAGCAGAAGCATCACCTGTTAGAATAACTGACTTACAACTAGAACACCTGGGTTGTCAAGTATAATGAGACATATTTTGTCTTTATCTTGCACTATTGTCGTGGTGATAACTGCTGATCCGGCACCAAAACCGAATCCTTCAAGCGCCTCCATTTCCAACCTGCAACTTGTCTTGCGAGAGTATCAAATCTCTAATCAACTGCCACCCAATACTCTGCTTATAAAACTCGCTCTCTTCATCCCCGATAATCATAGTCCACTTTTTCAAAAACCACGGTGCAGCCTCCCAGCTCTTCATATCCCAAGGCTGATACGTGGCATTGGAACGCCTCTCTGTTCCAGACTGACTACGTCGCCAAATAGTCaaacctcctcttccatAAATATCAAACTTTAGCTCCCAGCTGTTGAAGGTGTCAGGCATGGCAGCTGACAACAAGATAGCCCTTTCACGGAGGAACGGGAGCGGGATGAGATCTAAACTGGCGTGGTGTGGAATGAGGACTTGTGCGAGTGTTGGTCGAAGATGGATAGGAATGCTGGTGTTTTTGAAAGATGCAGTAGAGGCGGCCCCCTGTTGCAAAAGTGCTGTTGGGTCGGTTGTTGAAGCGAGGCTGGGTTGGTAAAAGGGTGAGATGCAATGATCGCCACAGTTGGCAATAAATGGCAGGTCGAAGCCCATGGAGAGGGCGTTTTGAAATGCAGCGTTGAATATCGCTACTGGTTCGAACTGAAGCATGTTGAGGTACACATCTGGTAATATTGattcgacatgatggctgtTTATGGAGGAGTGCGAGGTCCTAGATCTGTCTGATCGATGACGAGTCGGAACCAACTGTAAGTTGTCGTCATGAACATCGGATGCGTTTATGCTCCCAACTATCTCCACGTCTTCTACAATCAGCGCATCGGATGATGGGGGGATGCCGTTGCCTGTCTCATCGGCAGCCGCTTGAGGTGGTTGGATTAGTGAGACAGGACCATGACATGCACTGGTATTGCTGCGTGGAGTGCCCTGTGTTGATAGGATCTGGGCTTTTAATGGCTCTTGAACACGGCTTGGCGTATCATGAGAGCATTTGATGGGCTTGGAAGTGATGTCACATCGCTTCAGCAGCGGTCGCGGTCGTCGTGTTTGATAGCGGCGTGACTCTGCCTCTTTGAGCTGTTTACGATGCTCTTTTTGTCGCTTGCCTATGGGATTAGATATTAGGATAGAATCCATGAATTTCTGACAGGGGTAGCTCACGATACGCCCTTTGAGCGACTCGGTTCTGCTCTCGTCGCGCCTCGGTCAAGACCCGGCGCTTGGATGGCGGTTCGGCCCCGGCAGTTCGCCCGACCGACTCTGCTGGCTTATCACTTGTAGCCCAATCAATGCTGTCTTTGCCTTCCATATCGAGCTGCTTGTCATCAAAGTCTCAACGTCGCTAGGGGATGGCACAAGGGGATaaaggtcaaggtcattggGGACGAGGATCGTCTCCACACCATCTCTAAAGTCCGAAGTCCGTCTCGTATCGCCACCTGGCTTACTACTTTTTAGCCAATCAGAAGTGGATAAATGGGTAAGCCGCCAAGACACACGGAATCACGCTGCGTCACTGGCGATGGCTTACTACCACTAAGTCCAGTCGATTCTGAGCATCGCGACATGGAATATGAAGGAATTAGTAAATGGCCTAGAAAGATGGAAAAATGAGGTTCAAGGCCGATACGAGATAAAGCATAAATATTCCCCAAGACTCTACCCTTGGTATCTAATTCTCCAGCAACACATCAACTAACACACCTCTACAACCACCTTCTCACAACATCGCACACTTTTCACGTGATCATCATGTCTACCTCAAAGACCATCGCCGTTGTGGGAGCCACTGGAAACCAAGGCTCCTCAGTCGCAAAGAccttcctcaacctccccgGCTGGAATGTCCGTTGTCTTACCCGTCGACTCACCTCTGAGAAAGCTCAAGCCCTCAAAGCTCTCGGCGCTGAGGTAGTTGAGGCggatctcgacaacctcgatTCTCTGATCACCGCCTTCAAGGGTGTTCATGCCATCTTTGTCAACACAGATTTCTGGGCACCCTACCAAGCTGCCCTCACCGCAGGACACGACCAGTCCACTAGCAGCGCTATGGGGTTTAAGACGGAATTGCAACACGTCAAGAACGCCGCTATTGCCGCCACCAAGACTCCTACCCTTGAGAAATTCATCTACTCGGCTCTGGGTCCCATGAAGGTCGCGTCTGGCGGCAAGTACCCTCACTGTTACCACTGGGACagcaaggctgaggctgtcAACTACATCGAGAAAGAGGTGCCTGAACTCGCCGACAAGGCATCCTACATCTACCTTGGGGCTTACAGCTCCAACCTCTTGCTCTTCCCCAAGCGCAATACCGAGACTGGGGAGTACACTGTGGTTCTGCCCGGCCCAAAGACAACAAGGTTCCCCATCATCGACCCTCTAAACTCCACTGGCTCTTTCGTCCGTGCTCTTATCGAAGACGAGCCTGCTGGAACCAAGCTCCTCGCTTATGACAGCAACATGACCATCAGCGAGGCCATGGATGCATGGAGCGCCGTCACTGGCAAGAAGGCAGATTTTCAGCAGGTCACATTGAAGGAGATGCAGGAGTTGACTGGTCTGCctctcgaggttctcgaAGGGCCTGCTTTCCTTGGAGAGTACGAGTTCTGTGCCGGACTTGAAGGAGTCATTACTCCAGAGCAGCTGAAGAACCCGGTCAAGACACCCACATATCGGGAGTTCCTGGCCTCCAAGGACATTGAGTATCTGACTGGGTTTGACTATAGCCCAAATTGGTAAAGGCTGTCCATAGGCGAGCTGCGTACACAGGATCGTCAAAAGGTCGAGGTATCAAGATGGATCTTGGTGAGGACGAGGTTAAAGAAACGCGAGTCTATTGTCTTGATAGTATAAAAAGAAGAGATGAGATCTAACCAGACCCTCTATAACACGAAGGAAATATGGACGACAGTCTATGTAAAATTGTAACCGAACCCAAAGTCTATAAGCCAATTAATATGCAATATGATCAATCTTGATCTGGGCCATTAGTGCATGATTGAATGTAAACcacctctcctctccccctcttttctcccctcttcagcttctcctACTTTCGCTTGACTCCGGCGCCCTTGGGCACTCGGAAGTACCAGTAAAGACCGAGAGTAGCACCAATGTTGAAGGCGATGTAGACCCACAGGAGGCCAAATTGCCACCACCTGTCGCTGTAGTCAATCTCGAAATTCTTCAGAAATTGCTCCGTCGAAGCGAGGCTGCAGTATTGGCAGGTGTCTGAAGACAGGGGGTTGAGAAGATATCCTCCTGCCTCCTGGACGAAGGGACCCATAAAGCTTTCACAAGTCATGTTGGCAGGGG
This window of the Fusarium keratoplasticum isolate Fu6.1 chromosome 3, whole genome shotgun sequence genome carries:
- a CDS encoding HET domain-containing protein codes for the protein MASELCSACSNITLSMLIDGFQHPLDYNQVLQSKEHCRLCEIVSNAYKSQTCVKYDNLTALRGDKTKACKVDHRGPLMWRLQQSEPGARWGMFKLDSQHYGGLHRISVSEESSVFKNRIITHRDLQDANSPRNMRLLREWLQECQLHHDECGRGTYSGNKYNDGSSSTTLPFRVIDVGFAGDGRSEEKKPRVYTTHGKETGRYMTLSHCWGKVIPPRMTKDTVDTWQVELPLANLPKTFRDAIWLTRQLGERFLWIDSICIVQDDPTELMTQIGLMGVIFEESFCTIAAVDAKGSDGSQMVDSGLFVSGPAVARTAKFQVKTAGTNNDGLAESIMGTSQSSSQQEVDELCEVIMQEASDTADPFPLRLQFKAWHSRGWVFQERELSRRCIFFTEYDLGWRCNRYWETEQTGIPECRRPRGEYTMDGTKSYGGVSYDAEYNLRKTWQNTVQQYSVTKLTYNSDKHNALMGFEERLATRFGYIFYHGIVDFGHCEHLHSQLLWVPAISRGGLNDIPFPSWSWMNLKGAVKWPHDEYLVYPELLAKVMFGAPKANEEAQELQISGPFQSIRVGARIGDIPHYTERERWAPDTHFGWSELGMHPDTNTLLSSKDDQVIGWVALDDDLESEDIFALPLLRYLRQDDEVEPMCVDFLAVSGNFTRPELNAPEKKEPCRRVGRGRVLKSAFEWLDDCQDGSIVLN
- a CDS encoding BZIP domain-containing protein encodes the protein MEGKDSIDWATSDKPAESVGRTAGAEPPSKRRVLTEARREQNRVAQRAYRKRQKEHRKQLKEAESRRYQTRRPRPLLKRCDITSKPIKCSHDTPSRVQEPLKAQILSTQGTPRSNTSACHGPVSLIQPPQAAADETGNGIPPSSDALIVEDVEIVGSINASDVHDDNLQLVPTRHRSDRSRTSHSSINSHHVESILPDVYLNMLQFEPVAIFNAAFQNALSMGFDLPFIANCGDHCISPFYQPSLASTTDPTALLQQGAASTASFKNTSIPIHLRPTLAQVLIPHHASLDLIPLPFLRERAILLSAAMPDTFNSWELKFDIYGRGGLTIWRRSQSGTERRSNATYQPWDMKSWEAAPWFLKKWTMIIGDEESEFYKQSIGWQLIRDLILSQDKLQVGNGGA
- a CDS encoding NmrA domain-containing protein; translated protein: MSTSKTIAVVGATGNQGSSVAKTFLNLPGWNVRCLTRRLTSEKAQALKALGAEVVEADLDNLDSLITAFKGVHAIFVNTDFWAPYQAALTAGHDQSTSSAMGFKTELQHVKNAAIAATKTPTLEKFIYSALGPMKVASGGKYPHCYHWDSKAEAVNYIEKEVPELADKASYIYLGAYSSNLLLFPKRNTETGEYTVVLPGPKTTRFPIIDPLNSTGSFVRALIEDEPAGTKLLAYDSNMTISEAMDAWSAVTGKKADFQQVTLKEMQELTGLPLEVLEGPAFLGEYEFCAGLEGVITPEQLKNPVKTPTYREFLASKDIEYLTGFDYSPNW